In a genomic window of Pseudomonas oryzihabitans:
- a CDS encoding HAD family hydrolase yields the protein MAQTGMTPIDLLVSDIDGTLVRDDKSLSETVIAAVARLQAAGKAITLVSSRPPRALLPLVQRLGIQQPVAGFNGGNLVQADGSLIHAHRLAEDVTRQVLQRLEREAFEVWLFADDLWLTRDPEGPYVPRETRALGYGPTVVDSFEPYLDRVDKIVAAGSDHAGLEALEGKLGERLGEGATVLRSQLYYLDITHPKANKGDALIELAQAAGVPVARTAAIGDGSNDVPMFRQAGLAIAMGQAGVAVREAADQVTASNQEDGVAVAIDRWILGS from the coding sequence ATGGCACAAACTGGCATGACGCCCATCGACCTGTTGGTGTCGGATATCGACGGCACCCTGGTGCGCGACGACAAGAGCCTGAGCGAGACGGTGATCGCCGCCGTCGCGCGGCTGCAGGCCGCCGGCAAGGCCATCACCCTGGTCAGCAGTCGCCCGCCGCGAGCGTTGCTGCCGCTGGTGCAGCGGTTGGGCATCCAGCAGCCAGTGGCCGGCTTCAATGGCGGCAATCTGGTGCAGGCGGATGGCAGCCTGATCCACGCCCATCGGCTGGCCGAGGACGTCACCCGCCAGGTGCTGCAGCGCCTGGAGCGCGAGGCCTTCGAGGTCTGGCTGTTCGCCGATGACCTCTGGCTGACGCGCGATCCCGAGGGACCCTACGTCCCCCGTGAGACGCGGGCGCTGGGCTATGGGCCGACGGTGGTGGACTCCTTCGAACCCTACCTGGACCGCGTCGACAAGATCGTTGCCGCTGGTAGCGATCACGCGGGTCTCGAAGCCCTGGAAGGTAAGCTGGGCGAGCGACTGGGGGAGGGAGCCACGGTGCTGCGCTCCCAGCTCTATTACCTGGACATCACCCATCCCAAGGCCAACAAGGGCGACGCCCTGATCGAACTGGCCCAGGCCGCGGGCGTGCCCGTGGCGCGCACGGCGGCCATCGGCGATGGCAGCAACGACGTCCCCATGTTCCGCCAGGCGGGCCTGGCCATCGCCATGGGGCAGGCCGGCGTAGCCGTACGGGAAGCCGCGGACCAGGTGACCGCCAGCAACCAGGAGGACGGCGTGGCCGTGGCCATCGATCGGTGGATTCTGGGGAGCTGA